In the Commensalibacter melissae genome, TCATCCGTCGTGATGAAGTCGAAGCTTCATGGCGCTGGATAGAACCCATTCTTGATGGTTGGGCAAAAAATCTAACCCCACTGACATATTATAAGGCTGGTAGCTGGGGACCACAAGAAGCTCTTGACCTATTAGATCGGGCAAATCATGTTTGGCACGAAAATATGACAGAATAGTGATTGTTGATCACCATGATTTTATCAATTCAAGTCATGGTGGTTAAAAAACTGCATTTAAAGATAAAAAATTTAATCCATAAGATGGATAGATGTTAATGAATTTTTACTTATTAATAACTACCTAAAAATTATTTATAGAATGAATTCATAGCTTTTGTTTTTATCTTTTCCATTCTAATTTGATGATCTTTGCAACGACTTCATTTTGAATTAAATAAAGTCTTAATATTGATTATCCAGTTCCATTTTTTAACTTAATTATATAATTCCATTATTTAATCAATCTGAAAAACTGATGACAAAATCCGATAGATTTGCATTTTCTCCATCAAGAAACTCTTTAAAGAAAAGGATAATACAACGCGTGATTGTTGCGCTACTCTTATCTGGCGGTATTATTTTTTGCCAAGAAATGGGTTGGTTAAATCAATTGACCGATCAGTTTGTAAGACAGAAAATCGACTGGTCTAATAATCAATCTGTAATAAAATATCTAAAACAGACCATCACAGATAAAAATCTAACAGAAATCCCTCTTAGATGCTTAATTCCCGTGATCAACAATGATGATGGATCAACAATTTTGAATGTTGAAATTCATGAAAAACACAATCAGGAATGTCTGAATACAAGAAAGAATTTTCCGACAATTTTCACCTTTCGTGTTAATAGGCAAAATGGTAGTATACAAATTGATAAAAATACACCCAATCATTTTTATCCGCTTCATTAAATAATCATTATATCAACTTTCATAATGAATCAATCTTCCTCTCCCCCTACTGTACCACGTCGTAGTTTCCTAACCCTGCTTACCGCAAGTTCAGTAACGGTAGGAGGTGTGGTTTGCACATGGCCTTTTATAAACAGTTTAAACACTCAAAATACCACCATCACTCATAATTACACGGATGTTGATATTTCCTCGCTTAAAGAGGGTCAGCAAATTACCGTTATGTGGCAGGGACATGCTGTATTTATTCTTCATCGTCCAGCCAAAACACTTGCACTTTTACAAGACAAAGAACTTTTGATCCGTTTACGTGATCCAAGCAGTAAAGAGTTGCAACAACCTCCCTATACAAGAAACTGGCACCGGTCAATTCAGCCAGAAATTGCGGTTTTGATTGGTGTATGCACGCATCTCGGATGTATTCCAAGCCTTAATTTGGGAAATTCACTTGGCGGATATTATAATTGTGCGTGTCATGGATCTAAATTTGATTTGGCGGGAAGAGTATATAACAATGTTCCAGCACCTTATAACCTTCCCGTTCCCCCCTATAAAATTTTAAAACCCGGAATTCTTCGTATTGGTGAAAACCCAGAAGGGGAAAATTTTAGTTTCACATCCATAATGCAGCTTTAAAATCATTTACCTGTTGGATATTTTATAAAATCATCTTGCTTTTTGCACGAAATAGCGACATCTTAACACCATCAGATAGCCAGATGATCGCTATTTACATGATCTGCATCGTAAATAGAGGAAAGTCCGGGCTCCACGGAAAAACGGTGCCAGTTAACGACTGGCGAGGGCGACCTTAGGGAAAGTGCCGCAGAAAACAAACCGCTTGCCAATTTATTTATAAATGCAAGTAAGGGTGAAAAGGCGTGGTAAAAGCACACCGCATGACTGGCAACAGGAATGGCATGGTAAACCCCACCGGGAGCAAAACCTAATAGAGGTAACAGATTTACAGTTAAATCAGGGTTTTTCCGCCCTGTTACCTGGGTTGGTTGCATGAAATACGGTGCGAATCGTATTCAAGATGAATGATCGTCATTTAT is a window encoding:
- the petA gene encoding ubiquinol-cytochrome c reductase iron-sulfur subunit, translating into MNQSSSPPTVPRRSFLTLLTASSVTVGGVVCTWPFINSLNTQNTTITHNYTDVDISSLKEGQQITVMWQGHAVFILHRPAKTLALLQDKELLIRLRDPSSKELQQPPYTRNWHRSIQPEIAVLIGVCTHLGCIPSLNLGNSLGGYYNCACHGSKFDLAGRVYNNVPAPYNLPVPPYKILKPGILRIGENPEGENFSFTSIMQL